One genomic region from Marmota flaviventris isolate mMarFla1 chromosome 6, mMarFla1.hap1, whole genome shotgun sequence encodes:
- the Rab44 gene encoding ras-related protein Rab-44 isoform X1, whose protein sequence is MERWPRVKPYSQKVQGAMENGQKIPRKGRRLGSSRRRQTREPADGQDAPVAPEPEAWSAQADAELQAFFQDCGAQERGFVTREDLADAKFSFLASQEEPQMIFDWVDVEQRGRLSLEEFSSGLRTLFGSSLSTQRLRRRRPLPARVSVATSFPALEEADAEEREAFLALMGQLGTSHALPEQAELWQLWGKLRQEEPQLAGNLEAFLARVSGRLQEVRADREALELTLRKRDSDHHREVRRLYEEMEQQISREKRQLQAESDSRGLALSSQMQEVLEAKEQEVQKLAEGQRELEARLHHLSDTQQEADSENRQLQEAKQDLAGQLEEMRGQLQVTRRHLDAARGRVSWQIEEEPSVPRSPEKAPSPPAISPEELPLPGLFGDSDDWGQLLNFSSPPPKALQLSWSPPPTPRDAAGPQTPRVVRQISLSKSHALPFGQEPSSGIDPEEQDLGPERPVKPRGLEPDTEPGPSPKAPLPWSPGAPAGGSGSLVAAALRVLIPLEAESAPQGAVALPEGPTEPSWGLRSVGQSPTEGLGQGHPGGLREAPGQALRPDGLPASPLRRLEEEPKAEAGKPADRSRQDPGSAQAAEAPGLETGHPESPQQEPPRAPLPADLPQTPVAAPAPGQLSPPGDPPPRAAAGSLESPRPGPELAEREAQPRSPATAALAEREAGPSRAGEPRAGSRPEDLGSDSGEAGLTPSPGDSPAGGPPADPEYLFHVIFLGDSNVGKTSFLYLLHQNAFATGLAATVGVDFRIKTLMVDNKCFALQLWDTAGQERYHSLTRQLLRKADGVVLMYDVTSQESFAHVRYWMDCLQDEGSGQAVVLLLGNKMDCEEERQVPTEAGRQLAQDLGVSFGECSAALGHNILEPMVNLARSLKVQEDRLKGSLVEVASERPPKRAGCCF, encoded by the exons GACGCCAAGTTCAGTTTCCTGGCCAGCCAGGAGGAGCCACAGATGATCTTCGACTGGGTGGACGTGGAGCAGAGGGGCCGCCTCTCCCTGGAAGAATTCAGCTCTGGACTCA GAACCCTCTTTGGCTCCAGCCTGAGCACCCAGAGGCTCCGCAGAAGGCGGCCGCTGCCCGCTCGGGTGTCCGTGGCCACCAGCTTCCCTGCGCTGGAGGAGGCGGACGCTGAGGAGAGGGAGGCATTCCTTGCCCTCATGGGGCAGCTGGGGACCAGCCACGCCCTTCCTGA gcAGGCGGAGCTCTGGCAGCTGTGGGGGAAGCTGCGGCAGGAGGAGCCCCAGCTGGCGGGCAACCTCGAGGCCTTCCTGGCCAGGGTGAGCGGCCGCCTGCAGGAGGTCCGGGCCGACCGGGAGGCGCTGGAGCTGACTCTGAGGAA GCGTGACTCCGACCACCACCGCGAGGTGCGCCGGCTCTATGAGGAGATGGAGCAGCAGATCAGCAGGGAGAAGCGGCAGCTGCAGGCCGAG AGCGACTCCCGGGGCCTGGCCCTCAGCTCCCAGATGCAGGAGGTCCTGGAGGCCAAGGAGCAAGAGGTGCAGAAGCTGGCCGAGGGCCAGAGGGAG CTGGAGGCCCGGCTCCATCACCTCAGTGACACGCAGCAGGAGGCCGACTCAGAGAACCGGCAGCTTCAGGAGGCCAAGCAGGACCTGGCTGGGCAGCTGGAGGAGATGCGGGGTCAGTTGCAGGTCACCAGGAGACACCTGGATGCTGCCAGGGGCCGAGTGTCCTGGCAGATAGAGGAGGAACCCAG TGTCCCCCGTTCACCTGAGAAGGCCCCAAGCCCTCCAGCGATCTCCCCGGAGGAGCTGCCCCTGCCTGGGCTGTTTGGGGACAGCGATGACTGGGGCCAGCTCCTGAACTTCAGCAGCCCTCCCCCCAAAGCCCTGCAGCTCTCCTGGagcccacccccaaccccaagaGACGCCGCAGGCCCCCAGACACCCCGCGTGGTCAGGCAGATCTCCCTCTCCAAGTCACACGCTTTGCCATTTGGTCAGGAGCCATCCTCTGGAATTGACCCAGAGGAGCAGGACCTTGGTCCAGAGCGTCCTGTGAAGCCCCGAGGCCTGGAACCCGACACTGAGCCAGGACCCAGCCCCAAGGCCCCCCTCCCCTGGAGTCCGGGAGCCCCAGCTGGGGGGTCAGGGAGCCTGGTGGCAGCTGCCCTCCGGGTGCTCATTCCTTTGGAGGCCGAGTCTGCCCCCCAGGGGGCTGTGGCCCTCCCAGAGGGGCCAACGGAACCCTCCTGGGGCCTGCGGTCAGTGGGTCAGTCTCccacagaggggctggggcagggccacCCCGGGGGGCTAAGAGAGGCTCCTGGCCAGGCCCTCAGGCCAGACGGGCTACCTGCCTCCCCTCTCCGGAGGCTGGAAGAGGAgcccaaggctgaggcaggaaaaccaGCGGACCGCAGCCGGCAGGACCCTGGTTCCGCGCAGGCAGCTGAGGCTCCTGGCCTGGAAACTGGGCATCCCGAGTCCCCCCAGCAGGAGCCTCCGCGTGCCCCTCTCCCCGCTGACCTACCCCAGACTCCTGTGGCAGCCCCTGCTCCTGGACAGCTGTCCCCTCCAGGGGACCCTCCGCCCAGGGCTGCTGCAGGGTCCCTAGAGTCCCCTCGACCAGGCCCCGAGCTGGCTGAGAGAGAAGCGCAACCCAGGTCCCCAGCCACAGCTGCTCTGGCGGAAAGAGAAGCAGGCCCCTCTCGGGCCGGGGAGCCAAGGGCCGGGAGCAGGCCTGAGGACCTGGGATCCGACTCCGGGGAGGCTGGGCTGACCCCATCCCCGGGGGACTCCCCGGCCGGAGGGCCTCCAGCTGACCCCGAGTACCTCTTCCACGTCATCTTCCTGGGCGACTCCAACGTGGGCAAGACCTCCTTCCTGTACCTTCTGCACCAGAACGCCTTCGCCACGGGGCTGGCAGCGACCGTGG GAGTGGATTTTCGGATCAAAACCCTGATGGTGGACAACAAGTGCTTTGCGCTGCAGCTCTGGGACACGGCTGGCCAGGAGAG GTACCACAGCTTGACGCGACAGCTGCTCCGCAAGGCTGACGGGGTGGTGCTCATGTATGATGTCACCTCCCAGGAGAGCTTTGCCCACGTGCGCTACTGGATGGACTGTCTACAG GATGAAGGGTCGGGCCAAGCAGTCGTTCTTCTCCTGGGAAACAAGATGGACTGTGAGGAGGAGCGCCAAGTGCCCACTGAAGCTGGGCGGCAGCTGGCCCAG GACCTGGGGGTCTCCTTCGGGGAGTGCAGCGCTGCCCTGGGTCACAACATCCTGGAGCCCATGGTGAACCTGGCCCG GTCACTCAAGGTGCAGGAGGACCGCCTGAAGGGCTCGCTGGTGGAGGTGGCCTCTGAGAGGCCTCCCAAGAGAGCTGGCTGCTGTTTCTGA
- the Rab44 gene encoding ras-related protein Rab-44 isoform X2, whose translation MENGQKIPRKGRRLGSSRRRQTREPADGQDAPVAPEPEAWSAQADAELQAFFQDCGAQERGFVTREDLADAKFSFLASQEEPQMIFDWVDVEQRGRLSLEEFSSGLRTLFGSSLSTQRLRRRRPLPARVSVATSFPALEEADAEEREAFLALMGQLGTSHALPEQAELWQLWGKLRQEEPQLAGNLEAFLARVSGRLQEVRADREALELTLRKRDSDHHREVRRLYEEMEQQISREKRQLQAESDSRGLALSSQMQEVLEAKEQEVQKLAEGQRELEARLHHLSDTQQEADSENRQLQEAKQDLAGQLEEMRGQLQVTRRHLDAARGRVSWQIEEEPSVPRSPEKAPSPPAISPEELPLPGLFGDSDDWGQLLNFSSPPPKALQLSWSPPPTPRDAAGPQTPRVVRQISLSKSHALPFGQEPSSGIDPEEQDLGPERPVKPRGLEPDTEPGPSPKAPLPWSPGAPAGGSGSLVAAALRVLIPLEAESAPQGAVALPEGPTEPSWGLRSVGQSPTEGLGQGHPGGLREAPGQALRPDGLPASPLRRLEEEPKAEAGKPADRSRQDPGSAQAAEAPGLETGHPESPQQEPPRAPLPADLPQTPVAAPAPGQLSPPGDPPPRAAAGSLESPRPGPELAEREAQPRSPATAALAEREAGPSRAGEPRAGSRPEDLGSDSGEAGLTPSPGDSPAGGPPADPEYLFHVIFLGDSNVGKTSFLYLLHQNAFATGLAATVGVDFRIKTLMVDNKCFALQLWDTAGQERYHSLTRQLLRKADGVVLMYDVTSQESFAHVRYWMDCLQDEGSGQAVVLLLGNKMDCEEERQVPTEAGRQLAQDLGVSFGECSAALGHNILEPMVNLARSLKVQEDRLKGSLVEVASERPPKRAGCCF comes from the exons GACGCCAAGTTCAGTTTCCTGGCCAGCCAGGAGGAGCCACAGATGATCTTCGACTGGGTGGACGTGGAGCAGAGGGGCCGCCTCTCCCTGGAAGAATTCAGCTCTGGACTCA GAACCCTCTTTGGCTCCAGCCTGAGCACCCAGAGGCTCCGCAGAAGGCGGCCGCTGCCCGCTCGGGTGTCCGTGGCCACCAGCTTCCCTGCGCTGGAGGAGGCGGACGCTGAGGAGAGGGAGGCATTCCTTGCCCTCATGGGGCAGCTGGGGACCAGCCACGCCCTTCCTGA gcAGGCGGAGCTCTGGCAGCTGTGGGGGAAGCTGCGGCAGGAGGAGCCCCAGCTGGCGGGCAACCTCGAGGCCTTCCTGGCCAGGGTGAGCGGCCGCCTGCAGGAGGTCCGGGCCGACCGGGAGGCGCTGGAGCTGACTCTGAGGAA GCGTGACTCCGACCACCACCGCGAGGTGCGCCGGCTCTATGAGGAGATGGAGCAGCAGATCAGCAGGGAGAAGCGGCAGCTGCAGGCCGAG AGCGACTCCCGGGGCCTGGCCCTCAGCTCCCAGATGCAGGAGGTCCTGGAGGCCAAGGAGCAAGAGGTGCAGAAGCTGGCCGAGGGCCAGAGGGAG CTGGAGGCCCGGCTCCATCACCTCAGTGACACGCAGCAGGAGGCCGACTCAGAGAACCGGCAGCTTCAGGAGGCCAAGCAGGACCTGGCTGGGCAGCTGGAGGAGATGCGGGGTCAGTTGCAGGTCACCAGGAGACACCTGGATGCTGCCAGGGGCCGAGTGTCCTGGCAGATAGAGGAGGAACCCAG TGTCCCCCGTTCACCTGAGAAGGCCCCAAGCCCTCCAGCGATCTCCCCGGAGGAGCTGCCCCTGCCTGGGCTGTTTGGGGACAGCGATGACTGGGGCCAGCTCCTGAACTTCAGCAGCCCTCCCCCCAAAGCCCTGCAGCTCTCCTGGagcccacccccaaccccaagaGACGCCGCAGGCCCCCAGACACCCCGCGTGGTCAGGCAGATCTCCCTCTCCAAGTCACACGCTTTGCCATTTGGTCAGGAGCCATCCTCTGGAATTGACCCAGAGGAGCAGGACCTTGGTCCAGAGCGTCCTGTGAAGCCCCGAGGCCTGGAACCCGACACTGAGCCAGGACCCAGCCCCAAGGCCCCCCTCCCCTGGAGTCCGGGAGCCCCAGCTGGGGGGTCAGGGAGCCTGGTGGCAGCTGCCCTCCGGGTGCTCATTCCTTTGGAGGCCGAGTCTGCCCCCCAGGGGGCTGTGGCCCTCCCAGAGGGGCCAACGGAACCCTCCTGGGGCCTGCGGTCAGTGGGTCAGTCTCccacagaggggctggggcagggccacCCCGGGGGGCTAAGAGAGGCTCCTGGCCAGGCCCTCAGGCCAGACGGGCTACCTGCCTCCCCTCTCCGGAGGCTGGAAGAGGAgcccaaggctgaggcaggaaaaccaGCGGACCGCAGCCGGCAGGACCCTGGTTCCGCGCAGGCAGCTGAGGCTCCTGGCCTGGAAACTGGGCATCCCGAGTCCCCCCAGCAGGAGCCTCCGCGTGCCCCTCTCCCCGCTGACCTACCCCAGACTCCTGTGGCAGCCCCTGCTCCTGGACAGCTGTCCCCTCCAGGGGACCCTCCGCCCAGGGCTGCTGCAGGGTCCCTAGAGTCCCCTCGACCAGGCCCCGAGCTGGCTGAGAGAGAAGCGCAACCCAGGTCCCCAGCCACAGCTGCTCTGGCGGAAAGAGAAGCAGGCCCCTCTCGGGCCGGGGAGCCAAGGGCCGGGAGCAGGCCTGAGGACCTGGGATCCGACTCCGGGGAGGCTGGGCTGACCCCATCCCCGGGGGACTCCCCGGCCGGAGGGCCTCCAGCTGACCCCGAGTACCTCTTCCACGTCATCTTCCTGGGCGACTCCAACGTGGGCAAGACCTCCTTCCTGTACCTTCTGCACCAGAACGCCTTCGCCACGGGGCTGGCAGCGACCGTGG GAGTGGATTTTCGGATCAAAACCCTGATGGTGGACAACAAGTGCTTTGCGCTGCAGCTCTGGGACACGGCTGGCCAGGAGAG GTACCACAGCTTGACGCGACAGCTGCTCCGCAAGGCTGACGGGGTGGTGCTCATGTATGATGTCACCTCCCAGGAGAGCTTTGCCCACGTGCGCTACTGGATGGACTGTCTACAG GATGAAGGGTCGGGCCAAGCAGTCGTTCTTCTCCTGGGAAACAAGATGGACTGTGAGGAGGAGCGCCAAGTGCCCACTGAAGCTGGGCGGCAGCTGGCCCAG GACCTGGGGGTCTCCTTCGGGGAGTGCAGCGCTGCCCTGGGTCACAACATCCTGGAGCCCATGGTGAACCTGGCCCG GTCACTCAAGGTGCAGGAGGACCGCCTGAAGGGCTCGCTGGTGGAGGTGGCCTCTGAGAGGCCTCCCAAGAGAGCTGGCTGCTGTTTCTGA
- the LOC114099293 gene encoding neuropeptides B/W receptor type 1-like, translating to MEPNATFPGGLPGAPARLLRAALAGLCGLVLLAGLPANGLLLLVLGRGPGSPRPLLALTNGLMVNVALSDLLFLGCVVPVQLLSFLRHDWWLGPTVCTASQAINTATMFCTFYSMVATALLRHAAVAWPGAALPAGRGARLLLCGAMWVLGLTASLPNWLFQRVTVEPQAVGAPGAQACLLLLSPARASRYFALLGALAFLPCAWGLGCAFGHVGWLLRTRPRGPPGESVREHRENTGLVLLVLLVFLLMWGPCSVLGYVAATGRLPDTPVTFVASSLCTLLAYSNCAVSPLLCLCLSRPFRAGLRDLCRRRPRGVGGAAAGRDSTQPGRSEPREAQRDLSRETAGRVEVQGQWGEPSSSIHQ from the coding sequence ATGGAGCCCAACGCCACCTTCCCTGGGGGGCTCCCGGGGGCCCCCGCGCGCCTGCTCCGAGCGGCCTTGGCGGGGCTCTGCGGGCTGGTCCTGCTGGCGGGGCTGCCGGCCAACGGCCTCCTGCTGCTGGTGCTGGGCCGGGGCCCGGGCTCCCCACGCCCGCTGCTCGCCCTGACCAACGGCCTCATGGTGAACGTCGCGCTCTCCGACCTGCTCTTCCTGGGCTGCGTGGTGCCCGTGCAGCTGCTGAGCTTCCTGCGCCACGACTGGTGGCTGGGCCCCACGGTCTGCACGGCCAGCCAGGCCATCAACACGGCCACCATGTTCTGCACCTTCTACAGCATGGTGGCCACGGCCCTTCTGCGCCACGCGGCTGTGGCCTGGCCCGGCGCCGCCCTCCCTGCCGGCCGGGGTGCCCGCCTGCTGCTCTGTGGGGCCATGTGGGTCCTGGGTCTCACCGCATCCTTGCCCAACTGGCTGTTCCAGCGGGTGACCGTGGAGCCACAGGCCGTGGGGGCGCCCGGGGCCCAGGCCTGCCTCCTGCTGCTCAGCCCGGCTCGGGCCTCGCGCTACTTCGCCCTGCTGGGGGCGCTGGCCTTCCTGCCCTGCGCGTGGGGCCTGGGCTGCGCCTTTGGCCACGTGGGCTGGCTCCTGCGGACCCGGCCGCGGGGTCCCCCGGGGGAGAGCGTCCGGGAGCACCGCGAGAACACAGGGCTCGTCCTCCTGGTGCTGCTGGTTTTCCTGCTGATGTGGGGGCCCTGCTCTGTGCTGGGCTATGTGGCGGCCACTGGCCGCCTGCCCGACACACCGGTGACCTTCGTGGCCTCCAGCCTCTGCACCCTCCTGGCCTACTCCAACTGCGCCGTCAGCCCGCTCCTCTGCTTGTGCCTCTCACGCCCCTTCCGCGCAGGGCTCAGGGATCTTTGCCGCAGGCGTCCCAGGGGCGTGGGAGGGGCTGCTGCAGGGAGGGACAGCACCCAGCCTGGGCGCTCAGAGCCCCGGGAAGCCCAGAGGGATCTCAGCCGAGAGACTGCTGGGAGGGTTGAGGTTCAGGGGCAATGGGGGGAGCCCAGCTCTTCCATCCACCAGTAG
- the Rab44 gene encoding ras-related protein Rab-44 isoform X3 has protein sequence MERWPRVKPYSQKVQGAMENGQKIPRKGRRLGSSRRRQTREPADGQDAPVAPEPEAWSAQADAELQAFFQDCGAQERGFVTREDLADAKFSFLASQEEPQMIFDWVDVEQRGRLSLEEFSSGLRTLFGSSLSTQRLRRRRPLPARVSVATSFPALEEADAEEREAFLALMGQLGTSHALPEQAELWQLWGKLRQEEPQLAGNLEAFLARVSGRLQEVRADREALELTLRKRDSDHHREVRRLYEEMEQQISREKRQLQAESDSRGLALSSQMQEVLEAKEQEVQKLAEGQRELEARLHHLSDTQQEADSENRQLQEAKQDLAGQLEEMRGQLQVTRRHLDAARGRVSWQIEEEPSVPRSPEKAPSPPAISPEELPLPGLFGDSDDWGQLLNFSSPPPKALQLSWSPPPTPRDAAGPQTPRVVRQISLSKSHALPFGQEPSSGIDPEEQDLGPERPVKPRGLEPDTEPGPSPKAPLPWSPGAPAGGSGSLVAAALRVLIPLEAESAPQGAVALPEGPTEPSWGLRSVGQSPTEGLGQGHPGGLREAPGQALRPDGLPASPLRRLEEEPKAEAGKPADRSRQDPGSAQAAEAPGLETGHPESPQQEPPRAPLPADLPQTPVAAPAPGQLSPPGDPPPRAAAGSLESPRPGPELAEREAQPRSPATAALAEREAGPSRAGEPRAGSRPEDLGSDSGEAGLTPSPGDSPAGGPPADPEYLFHVIFLGDSNVGKTSFLYLLHQNAFATGLAATVGVDFRIKTLMVDNKCFALQLWDTAGQERYHSLTRQLLRKADGVVLMYDVTSQESFAHVRYWMDCLQDLGVSFGECSAALGHNILEPMVNLARSLKVQEDRLKGSLVEVASERPPKRAGCCF, from the exons GACGCCAAGTTCAGTTTCCTGGCCAGCCAGGAGGAGCCACAGATGATCTTCGACTGGGTGGACGTGGAGCAGAGGGGCCGCCTCTCCCTGGAAGAATTCAGCTCTGGACTCA GAACCCTCTTTGGCTCCAGCCTGAGCACCCAGAGGCTCCGCAGAAGGCGGCCGCTGCCCGCTCGGGTGTCCGTGGCCACCAGCTTCCCTGCGCTGGAGGAGGCGGACGCTGAGGAGAGGGAGGCATTCCTTGCCCTCATGGGGCAGCTGGGGACCAGCCACGCCCTTCCTGA gcAGGCGGAGCTCTGGCAGCTGTGGGGGAAGCTGCGGCAGGAGGAGCCCCAGCTGGCGGGCAACCTCGAGGCCTTCCTGGCCAGGGTGAGCGGCCGCCTGCAGGAGGTCCGGGCCGACCGGGAGGCGCTGGAGCTGACTCTGAGGAA GCGTGACTCCGACCACCACCGCGAGGTGCGCCGGCTCTATGAGGAGATGGAGCAGCAGATCAGCAGGGAGAAGCGGCAGCTGCAGGCCGAG AGCGACTCCCGGGGCCTGGCCCTCAGCTCCCAGATGCAGGAGGTCCTGGAGGCCAAGGAGCAAGAGGTGCAGAAGCTGGCCGAGGGCCAGAGGGAG CTGGAGGCCCGGCTCCATCACCTCAGTGACACGCAGCAGGAGGCCGACTCAGAGAACCGGCAGCTTCAGGAGGCCAAGCAGGACCTGGCTGGGCAGCTGGAGGAGATGCGGGGTCAGTTGCAGGTCACCAGGAGACACCTGGATGCTGCCAGGGGCCGAGTGTCCTGGCAGATAGAGGAGGAACCCAG TGTCCCCCGTTCACCTGAGAAGGCCCCAAGCCCTCCAGCGATCTCCCCGGAGGAGCTGCCCCTGCCTGGGCTGTTTGGGGACAGCGATGACTGGGGCCAGCTCCTGAACTTCAGCAGCCCTCCCCCCAAAGCCCTGCAGCTCTCCTGGagcccacccccaaccccaagaGACGCCGCAGGCCCCCAGACACCCCGCGTGGTCAGGCAGATCTCCCTCTCCAAGTCACACGCTTTGCCATTTGGTCAGGAGCCATCCTCTGGAATTGACCCAGAGGAGCAGGACCTTGGTCCAGAGCGTCCTGTGAAGCCCCGAGGCCTGGAACCCGACACTGAGCCAGGACCCAGCCCCAAGGCCCCCCTCCCCTGGAGTCCGGGAGCCCCAGCTGGGGGGTCAGGGAGCCTGGTGGCAGCTGCCCTCCGGGTGCTCATTCCTTTGGAGGCCGAGTCTGCCCCCCAGGGGGCTGTGGCCCTCCCAGAGGGGCCAACGGAACCCTCCTGGGGCCTGCGGTCAGTGGGTCAGTCTCccacagaggggctggggcagggccacCCCGGGGGGCTAAGAGAGGCTCCTGGCCAGGCCCTCAGGCCAGACGGGCTACCTGCCTCCCCTCTCCGGAGGCTGGAAGAGGAgcccaaggctgaggcaggaaaaccaGCGGACCGCAGCCGGCAGGACCCTGGTTCCGCGCAGGCAGCTGAGGCTCCTGGCCTGGAAACTGGGCATCCCGAGTCCCCCCAGCAGGAGCCTCCGCGTGCCCCTCTCCCCGCTGACCTACCCCAGACTCCTGTGGCAGCCCCTGCTCCTGGACAGCTGTCCCCTCCAGGGGACCCTCCGCCCAGGGCTGCTGCAGGGTCCCTAGAGTCCCCTCGACCAGGCCCCGAGCTGGCTGAGAGAGAAGCGCAACCCAGGTCCCCAGCCACAGCTGCTCTGGCGGAAAGAGAAGCAGGCCCCTCTCGGGCCGGGGAGCCAAGGGCCGGGAGCAGGCCTGAGGACCTGGGATCCGACTCCGGGGAGGCTGGGCTGACCCCATCCCCGGGGGACTCCCCGGCCGGAGGGCCTCCAGCTGACCCCGAGTACCTCTTCCACGTCATCTTCCTGGGCGACTCCAACGTGGGCAAGACCTCCTTCCTGTACCTTCTGCACCAGAACGCCTTCGCCACGGGGCTGGCAGCGACCGTGG GAGTGGATTTTCGGATCAAAACCCTGATGGTGGACAACAAGTGCTTTGCGCTGCAGCTCTGGGACACGGCTGGCCAGGAGAG GTACCACAGCTTGACGCGACAGCTGCTCCGCAAGGCTGACGGGGTGGTGCTCATGTATGATGTCACCTCCCAGGAGAGCTTTGCCCACGTGCGCTACTGGATGGACTGTCTACAG GACCTGGGGGTCTCCTTCGGGGAGTGCAGCGCTGCCCTGGGTCACAACATCCTGGAGCCCATGGTGAACCTGGCCCG GTCACTCAAGGTGCAGGAGGACCGCCTGAAGGGCTCGCTGGTGGAGGTGGCCTCTGAGAGGCCTCCCAAGAGAGCTGGCTGCTGTTTCTGA